TCACGAGTGTACTTCCTTCTCTTCGAAACCATGCCAGTCCTCCTGACGCTGTTGTAGCAGCTTTTCGGACTGTCCACAATTTCGGGGGAAGGTCAAAGGACAAAAGGTCATTTCAGCAGCCATGCGGCAGCATTGGACCTCTCGCCCCGCACCCCGAACCTACTTACCCTGAATCAGGCCGCCGAACGGACCTCGTAATCCTCCACCATCCGGCGGTAACGCTCGCTGAAATCTTCGGCGACTTCGGCTTCGGCCCGGTGGTAGGCCTCGAGCATGGCCGGCCGCACTTCGGCCGGCAGCACCCGTTCGGCCAGCGGATAGAGAATCGTATCCTCTTTCTCGATATGCCTGCGCAGCAGTTCGACATAGCCGTAGGCGTTCTCGGCCAGCACGGCCACCTGGTCGGTCGCCCCGTCCAGCGCCTTCTGCGCCGCCGCTTCCATGCCGCGCACGAAAGCCCGCCCCTGGTCGTGTTCCATCAGCATGGCGGCGACCGGTGAATTCTGCTCCGGCATCCCGTTGGCGACCAGGGCGGTGAACAGGGTCGCCTCTTCCTTGGCGTGATGAAAACGGTCGGCATAATTACGAATGAAGTCGACCGCGTCCAGGTAGAACCGCCAGTCGTCAAAGCGTCCCTGCTCCAGCAGCCGGGTGTTCTTCTCCACCAGGTCGATCATCCGCAGAATCAGCTTGTGCTCCTCGACCATGACGGTCGTGACGT
This Geothermobacter ehrlichii DNA region includes the following protein-coding sequences:
- a CDS encoding hemerythrin domain-containing protein, with the translated sequence MKADVTTVMVEEHKLILRMIDLVEKNTRLLEQGRFDDWRFYLDAVDFIRNYADRFHHAKEEATLFTALVANGMPEQNSPVAAMLMEHDQGRAFVRGMEAAAQKALDGATDQVAVLAENAYGYVELLRRHIEKEDTILYPLAERVLPAEVRPAMLEAYHRAEAEVAEDFSERYRRMVEDYEVRSAA